The Methanococcus voltae genome contains the following window.
AATATTAAATATGACAAACACACCTCTCAGTGTAATAAATTTTATAAACTACATAAAATAAATATTTTTCTATTTATTTAGTATAATTAGGACATAATTAAATAGTTTAGGTTCCCAAACTAATTACTTTCCCAATATAATCATATTTTACTATTTTTGAGAAACGTGTAATTAGAATTAATTACCGTCCAAAAAAGTTAATTTTCAAATATATTAATTATATAAACATGTTATTATATTATTAGATATCTAACATTTTATATATGCTCCAATATAGATAACTAATTAAGTGTGATAAGAATGGTACGCCAATATGGATTATGTGTATGACTATAAAGGCTAAGATGACAAAGCCCAAAAAATCATAGTTGGAAGTGACGGAATATATCATATGAGAAATGGAAAAACGTCATTTACAAATCAAAACATAATGATATTAAAATATGACTTTGAGGGTAATTTATTATGGAATATTCATATCGTTATGATAAGGGCTTTGATTCGTGCAAAGTGCTATTCTAAAAGATATTCTATTTATATTGGGTGCTTATGGGGTAAGTACAAGTTTTGATACCTTGTTATTAATATACAATTCTAAAAGACTAGGGTTATAGAATAAATTTCATTATTTACTTTTTTACTTTTTTACTTTTTTTAGATTGTTTTAAATTAAATTTATATGATTTTAAAAATATGGTTGATATCTTGCATTTTAGATATAATTTATATTATAATAAATTATTAAAAAAAGAAAAAAAGAATAAATTATTATTTAAATAGTTGCATTAACCGTATAGCTAACTTTTTTGGTTATATAGTTTCCTGAACTGTCCGTATCAGTTATTGTGATGTTGTGTGAGCCTTCTGCAAGGTTTGTTAAGTAAATATTTCCTTCCAAGTTGCTTCCCACAGTTGAGTTTGCTTTTGGATTAATTATTATTATTTCTGTTGGTAATGTTGTGTCTATACCTAAGTATACAGTTTTTAAATCATAGTTTCCCACATTATCGTATGCATAGACTTTTAATGTGTAGTCCCCATCTGCTAAGGTAGTATTTCCTATGTAATAATCTCCGATTTTATCCAATGTAATATTAATTCCATCTATTTCTGCAATTACTTCTCTTACTCCAGTCGTACTATCTGTTGCATTTACAACTATCTCAACAATTGAGTTATTCAATACTTCTGAAGTTGGTTTAATTATTGTAATGTTTGGAGCAACTGTATCTATTTTAAAAATCCAATTTTCAGATACATTGTAAATATTTTCAGCTGTTGCAGATATGTACCAATTATATTCGCCATCGGTTAAATTTTCAATCACGAATGAAGTTAGAACTCCATCTAATACTGAAATATTTGTTGCTACGGCATTGTTATTTAAATATAATGTACAGTTGTAATTTTCTTCAGAACCAGTCACGTTGAATACAAATTCTAACGTTTTATTGCTTATAGTTGAATTATCTTGAGGGGATAACAAAGACATACCTACAATTAAAGGTATTGTTGTGTCCACAGTGAATGTTACTGTTTTTAAATCAGAATTACCAATCTCATCTTCGGAATATACTTTTAAAGTATAAGTTCCATCTTCCAAGGTGGTATTTCCTATGTAATAATCGCCTGATTTTGTCAAAGTTATATTAGTTCCATTTACTTCAGCAATTACCGTTTTTACGTTATTTGCATCGGTTGACGTAACATTTATTAAAATATTAGAATTGTTTAGTTTTCCAGCCATTGGGCTGTTAATTATTATTTCTGGAGCGGTTGTATCTACAATGTAAATAACATTTTTAGATACGATACGTCCGAATCTATCGGTATCCTTTATTGTTAAGTTATGCGTACCTTCGGAAAGGTTTTTCAAATTTATTGAAGCATTTAATGAATCAGTATTTAAAATTTCATTTTCAATTGGTTTATTTATTATCAATTCAGTATTTATAGTATTATTCGTTCCATATTTTACTAAATTCATATAGGAATATGATGGATTACTATTCCATTCTGAATTCATAATATAAATATTACTCTTAGAATCAACTGAAATAGCTGTATCATATTCTAAATCAGCTAATGGTTCATACCAAATTAAATTACCATCGTTATCAATTTTTAGTAATTTATCGTTTGTTAAAATATATATATAATTATCATCGGAATCTACTTTAAAATTCCATGAATTATCCTTATAGGTTTTATTCCAAAGTGAATTTCCGTTCTTATCAAATTTATAGCATATTAACGTATATTCTGAATTTATATATTCGTGATCAAATATATATAACCCATAATTATTTAAAATACTTGACGATTCATAAGCAGCGTTTATATAATCAATAGTTTTATTCCAAATTTGATTTCCTTCTATATCGTACTTGAAAATTTGTGTATAATGAATATTGTGGGTACCGTTATAGCCATAACTAATTGCTGAAAAATATACATTTTTGTTATCCGAATCAACGGATTTTATATACGTATTATTAATACCATATATTGTTTTATTCCAAAGTGAATTTCCGTTCTTATCAATTTTTACTAGTGCCTTATCATTTGAATTTCCAACGTTAGATATTGTAAAAATATAATTGTCTAATATAGTAATATTATTGCAATATCCATTAAATGTTTTATTCCATAAGAATTTACCATTTTTATCATATGTAATAATTTCGAATTTTGGATTAGGGTACCAAATCTGCGATGTTGTATATATATAATTATTATCCAATACACTGTTTAAAGGATAATTATTATTAATTTTAGTTCTATTCCAAATTAAATTTCCTTCAGTATCGTATCTTAGTAAAGAGATATTTTTTCCATTTCTCCCTACTACATATATTCCACTATCATCTGAATCCACACTTTTAGGGTAAAAATTATATTCTGAATTTCCAAAAGTTTTTTTCCATAATAGTTCTTTATCAAATTCTTCTAATGTAGAATTAACTTTAAAGTATTTAATGTTGGAAACAGCTTTACTACCTAAGCTATCTGTTGCATAAACTTTTAAAGTGTAATCTCCGCCTGTTAAATTTTTGAGTAGATAGTATACATCAATATTAGAATAATAATAATTCTTACTCATAGTGTTGTTTACACCGTTTAATTCTGCAACTACTGAAGTAATATTATTTGAACTTATTACCGTAGCATTTATAAAAATTTCATTGACACTATCATTATTGAATATTTGTCTATCGTATGGATTATTAATTATTATTTCAATATTTGATTCATTCACTGATTGAGTTGAATCCATTGCACAGATTGGTAAATAATCTATGTTATCTAATGAAATATTATATACTTCATCACAAAAACCGTCATTATTTTTATCTGCATAATTTTCAGAAAATCCTGTTCCGTTTGGAGTAAACCAGTAGTTTCCTCCACCGTTTTCTTTTGAAGTATTGAGATAATTCTGTTCACCGTAATAGAAATAGATATTATCCGTATTATTAAATAAATTATTGTATATCGAATTATTATGTGAATATTCTACATATATACCTTTGTGGTTGTTTGATATATTATTTCTAAATAGTGTGTTATTATGGGAATCTAATAGCCAGACGCCTATATTATCAATATTTTTAATCTCATTGTCTTTTAAAGTACTATGTTCAACATTGTCTAAAAGAATACCTTCATCTGTAAAATTACATATATTCATTTCTTTTATCGTAACATTGGTTATAGTATAATCGGGATTACGTACTAAAATACCTGTAGAACTATTGTATCCAGTAAGTATATTGGTATTTCCATATAACGTTACATTACTACATGTAATGTTTATACAAGTTTCATTACTACAAAGTATGGAATTATTTAAATAATAAATTCCTGGAGTATTGATTACCGTAGGCTCATTAATAGCAGTGTATGCCGATACACCTGAAACTATTAACGATAACAAAGATATCAATACTAAAAATATTGTTTTTTTATTGTTCAATTGTTTCATTTTATCACGTTGTATTACATTAATTTGCGTATTCAGAAATATGTTTACTAAATAGTGTAAAAATTCTTTCACTACCTTAATATTAGAATACGAATTAATTAATAATACTATAACATAAATAATTATTTATTTAAATTGAGTTATGTATAACAGGATATTTTACATAATAATTTGTGAAATATATTGTCAAAAAAAGTAAAAAAAGTAAGTAATATATTATTCAACTACTCTAAACGAAACTTTTGAAAAAAGTTTCATCAAAAGGTTATTTAACCACCCTAAATCCTCCATCAATCCACTCTACAACAATAGGTTCTTCAGGAAGTTCTGTAAGAGTTTCAAAGGAAACTTTTGAAAAAAGTTTCATCAAAAGGTTAGTTAACTACCTTATAACCAGAACTAGTCCACTCTACAACAATAGGTTCAGTAGGTAACTCTGTAAGAGTTTCAAAGTATTTTAAAGCAGCTTCAGTTCCCAATCTATCGGAACCAGCTATATAGATTAACTTATAATTCTGTATTACAGTTGAAGAGCCTGAAGGAATACTTATAACTTGTATAATTCCCCTATTTTCTCCAGGATTATCATTAGTTACAGGAATGTTAAATCTATTATTATATTGGTTAGCTATTCCATTAGCTACAGGACCACCCACTATAATAGTATCACTGTCTACCTCGTAATCCTTTGAAGATACTCCTGCTTTTAAATTATTTGATAATCCCTTATCAATGCTACTTCCATAAACTATTTTGGCTCTAGAAACTACATTTCTAATAACACTTAATTTAATTGTAGGTGATAAATCTCTACTTCTATGGTGTGCATTGTTTGAGTTTCCTCGATAAGAGCTTTTAGTGCTTGAGTTTGAGTTTCCCCCAGATGGAGTGTTTTTAGTATTTATTACAATATTTACCGATTTTGAGTTTTTATTTCCCATTAAATCCTCTGCATATATTGTTAACTTGTATTTTCCATCCTCTAATACCTTATTTGCAGTATAGTGGCTACCTTTTCGTTTTAAAACGATATTTTCATTATTTATATTTGCAATTACTTGTTTTATTCCATCGTCGTCTGTCGCAATAACGTCTATTAATAAATTGTTAGTTTTTATATTGCCCGGTTTTGGAGAGTTTACTCTTATTTTTGGATTATTTTCATCTATTGGAACCCTCGGAGTAACGTATAATGGTAAATAGTCAACATTACCTTTATCAATGCCATATGGTTCGTCACAGAAACCATCGCCATTGTTATCAGGATGTGTCTCAGAAAAACCATGTCCTCTAGATGTAATCCAATAATTTCCTCCTCCATTTTCTTTAGAGGTATTCCAATAATTGGATACATCGCCATTGTATGCATGCATATAGATATTATTCTTATTATTAAATAAATTTGCATATATTAAATTATGTGTAGAATTTGAGTATATATGCATTCCCCTAATATTTTCGCTTATATTATTATTTCTTAGTATATTATTTTGTGAATTTATTAAATATAGTGCATCGTAAGTGTTTACAAGAGTACAATTTTGAATAGTATTGTTTGAAGAATATGCCAATATCATTCCTAAATTTACGTCTTCGATATTTATATCTTCTATCGTCATATTTGAGCAATTTGCTAATATTAAAGGTCCATCAATTTTAGAAATTGTACCTTTATTCTTATTTTTATAATAGTAAATTGGCTTTCCACACATGGTATTGCCTTCCATGGTGTGACTATTCCAGTGTTTAATATATCCAGAAATTACAAAGTCCATATACTTACCAATCAATGAATTATCTAGTAATGTAGCATTTAATGAATTTTCTAAGTGAATTCCTTTTGAATTATATTCAATCAAAGAATTATTGATTAACGTATTATTTGAATATGTTATATAAATACCATTATAATCATCTTTCAAATTTAAATTTTGAATGCTATTATTTGATGAGTAACCAACTATTACTCCAGTATGAACATTTGATAAATCCAAATTTTCAACAATCATATTTGAGCAATTTACAATTATTACCTGCCCCGCATCTTCAGGAACTTTCACACTATCATTATTTTTATAATAGTAAATTGGTTTTC
Protein-coding sequences here:
- a CDS encoding Ig-like domain-containing protein, which translates into the protein MKQLNNKKTIFLVLISLLSLIVSGVSAYTAINEPTVINTPGIYYLNNSILCSNETCINITCSNVTLYGNTNILTGYNSSTGILVRNPDYTITNVTIKEMNICNFTDEGILLDNVEHSTLKDNEIKNIDNIGVWLLDSHNNTLFRNNISNNHKGIYVEYSHNNSIYNNLFNNTDNIYFYYGEQNYLNTSKENGGGNYWFTPNGTGFSENYADKNNDGFCDEVYNISLDNIDYLPICAMDSTQSVNESNIEIIINNPYDRQIFNNDSVNEIFINATVISSNNITSVVAELNGVNNTMSKNYYYSNIDVYYLLKNLTGGDYTLKVYATDSLGSKAVSNIKYFKVNSTLEEFDKELLWKKTFGNSEYNFYPKSVDSDDSGIYVVGRNGKNISLLRYDTEGNLIWNRTKINNNYPLNSVLDNNYIYTTSQIWYPNPKFEIITYDKNGKFLWNKTFNGYCNNITILDNYIFTISNVGNSNDKALVKIDKNGNSLWNKTIYGINNTYIKSVDSDNKNVYFSAISYGYNGTHNIHYTQIFKYDIEGNQIWNKTIDYINAAYESSSILNNYGLYIFDHEYINSEYTLICYKFDKNGNSLWNKTYKDNSWNFKVDSDDNYIYILTNDKLLKIDNDGNLIWYEPLADLEYDTAISVDSKSNIYIMNSEWNSNPSYSYMNLVKYGTNNTINTELIINKPIENEILNTDSLNASINLKNLSEGTHNLTIKDTDRFGRIVSKNVIYIVDTTAPEIIINSPMAGKLNNSNILINVTSTDANNVKTVIAEVNGTNITLTKSGDYYIGNTTLEDGTYTLKVYSEDEIGNSDLKTVTFTVDTTIPLIVGMSLLSPQDNSTISNKTLEFVFNVTGSEENYNCTLYLNNNAVATNISVLDGVLTSFVIENLTDGEYNWYISATAENIYNVSENWIFKIDTVAPNITIIKPTSEVLNNSIVEIVVNATDSTTGVREVIAEIDGINITLDKIGDYYIGNTTLADGDYTLKVYAYDNVGNYDLKTVYLGIDTTLPTEIIIINPKANSTVGSNLEGNIYLTNLAEGSHNITITDTDSSGNYITKKVSYTVNATI